In Agromyces sp. 3263, a single genomic region encodes these proteins:
- a CDS encoding glycoside hydrolase family 43 protein yields the protein MTLRLRRVAAASLALAAAATLVSCSAGAGEGATEAAPDAASESPFAPVIDEDFPDPDVLATDDGYVLYATNDSRRNVQVARSADLVEWEVLDDDALPELPDWVIPGKTWAPEVTEVAPGQFVMYTTTTNFSPSRQCIAVATAESATGPFVVQGDGMLVCPDEEGGAIDASTFRDDDGSLHLVWKNDGNCCGLDTWLQTAPLSADGLSLTGPPVRLLKQDLAWEGDLVEAPTLVKRDGVYHLFYSANSYGDETYAVGHATAPALTGPWTKDPEPFFSTDSTDGALIGPGGQDIVTDAAGDDVFVFHAWDPDFLARKVYTLPLVWDEGTPRVVVP from the coding sequence GTGACCCTGCGGCTCCGACGGGTCGCGGCGGCCAGCCTCGCGCTGGCCGCCGCGGCGACACTGGTCTCGTGTTCCGCGGGTGCGGGCGAGGGTGCGACGGAGGCCGCGCCCGACGCGGCATCCGAATCGCCGTTCGCGCCCGTGATCGACGAGGACTTCCCCGATCCCGACGTGCTCGCGACCGACGACGGCTACGTCCTCTACGCGACGAACGACTCGCGCCGGAACGTGCAGGTCGCGCGCTCGGCCGACCTCGTCGAGTGGGAGGTGCTCGACGACGACGCCCTGCCCGAACTGCCCGACTGGGTCATCCCGGGCAAGACGTGGGCGCCCGAGGTGACCGAGGTCGCGCCGGGGCAGTTCGTGATGTACACGACGACGACGAACTTCTCGCCGTCCCGACAGTGCATCGCGGTCGCGACGGCGGAGTCGGCGACCGGCCCGTTCGTCGTCCAGGGCGACGGCATGCTCGTCTGCCCCGACGAGGAGGGTGGCGCCATCGACGCGTCGACCTTCCGCGACGACGACGGCAGCCTGCACCTCGTGTGGAAGAACGACGGCAACTGCTGCGGGCTCGACACCTGGCTGCAGACCGCGCCGCTCAGCGCTGACGGGCTGAGCCTCACCGGTCCTCCGGTGCGCCTGCTGAAGCAGGACCTCGCGTGGGAGGGCGACCTCGTCGAGGCGCCGACCCTCGTGAAGCGCGACGGCGTCTACCACCTCTTCTACTCGGCCAACTCCTACGGCGACGAGACCTACGCCGTCGGCCACGCGACCGCGCCGGCGCTCACCGGACCGTGGACCAAGGACCCCGAGCCGTTCTTCTCCACGGATTCGACCGACGGCGCGCTCATCGGCCCCGGCGGGCAGGACATCGTGACGGATGCCGCGGGCGACGACGTGTTCGTGTTCCACGCCTGGGACCCCGACTTCCTCGCCCGCAAGGTCTACACGCTGCCGCTGGTCTGGGACGAGGGAACGCCCCGCGTTGTCGTGCCCTGA
- a CDS encoding sugar ABC transporter permease has product MSTQTRVGAFATEAPTAASDGAAARRAGVSPTRQKPFTPWLFLLPYLLLFTVFVIVPSVFGIWISLHEWDYTLPNKPFVGGENYVELFDPNSVNSGSFWTSMRATAIFTVFSVPLLLVLPLFVALLMNKSFPGRNFFRAVYFAPYVLGVAVVGLMWRYLLDNNIGLVNYYLGLFGLPDDTAWTTSVPAAWVALVGVTVWWTLGFNSVIYLAALQDIPAELYEAASVDGANSWQKFRNVTLPGLRPILTFVTINTLIASANMFGQSYIITQGAPGRETRTAIYQIAETGLRNFQMGDAAAMSYVLTFFLMVISVIVFWLFREKKEKPMPQEPSAAREGALR; this is encoded by the coding sequence ATGAGCACCCAGACGCGCGTGGGCGCCTTCGCAACGGAGGCGCCCACCGCGGCATCCGATGGGGCGGCCGCCCGGCGCGCCGGGGTGTCGCCCACCCGTCAGAAGCCCTTCACGCCGTGGCTGTTCCTGCTGCCCTACCTGCTGCTGTTCACGGTCTTCGTGATCGTGCCGTCGGTGTTCGGCATCTGGATCAGCCTGCACGAGTGGGACTACACGCTGCCGAACAAGCCGTTCGTCGGCGGTGAGAACTACGTCGAGCTCTTCGATCCGAACTCGGTCAACTCCGGCTCGTTCTGGACCTCGATGCGCGCGACCGCGATCTTCACGGTCTTCAGCGTGCCGCTGCTGCTCGTGCTGCCGCTCTTCGTCGCACTGCTGATGAACAAGTCGTTCCCGGGGCGCAACTTCTTCCGCGCCGTCTACTTCGCGCCCTACGTGCTCGGCGTCGCGGTGGTCGGCCTGATGTGGCGCTACCTGCTCGACAACAACATCGGCCTCGTCAACTACTACCTGGGCCTGTTCGGCCTGCCCGACGACACCGCTTGGACGACGTCGGTCCCGGCCGCGTGGGTCGCGCTGGTCGGCGTCACGGTGTGGTGGACCCTCGGGTTCAACTCGGTGATCTACCTCGCCGCGCTGCAGGACATCCCCGCCGAGCTGTACGAGGCGGCATCCGTCGACGGGGCGAACTCGTGGCAGAAGTTCCGCAACGTCACGCTCCCGGGTCTCCGGCCGATCCTCACGTTCGTGACGATCAACACGCTGATCGCCTCGGCGAACATGTTCGGCCAGTCGTACATCATCACGCAGGGCGCCCCGGGGCGGGAGACCCGCACGGCCATCTACCAGATCGCCGAGACGGGCCTTCGGAACTTCCAGATGGGCGATGCGGCCGCCATGAGCTACGTGCTCACGTTCTTCCTCATGGTGATCAGCGTCATCGTGTTCTGGCTGTTCCGCGAGAAGAAGGAGAAGCCGATGCCCCAGGAGCCGTCGGCCGCGCGCGAAGGAGCACTGCGATGA
- a CDS encoding carbohydrate ABC transporter permease, translating to MTAIERVATPAAVTAVERQGEARTGRTPVWAIVLRYVLLGVLALLYISPIIFMLVTSFKTRADAAGIPPTWIPNPFTTQAYETILTASGTPVLIWFSNSLIAAVLHSALVVVTASLAAYPLARMRFRGRGLVFGIVIATLLIPPVILIIPNYLIVGNLGWLNSLVAIIIPTAASAFGVFFMRQFFLSLPAELEEAALIDGANRWSIFLRIILPLSKPAMATLALLAFLTNWNDFLWPVYVLFSADVQTLPAGLGTLQSANAVRYDLLMAGAVIASVPVLLLFVFLQRFIIEGVSRQGLKG from the coding sequence ATGACCGCCATCGAGCGCGTGGCCACGCCGGCCGCCGTGACCGCCGTCGAACGGCAGGGCGAGGCGCGCACGGGACGCACCCCGGTGTGGGCCATCGTGCTGCGCTACGTGCTGCTCGGCGTGCTCGCGCTGCTCTACATCAGCCCGATCATCTTCATGCTGGTGACCTCGTTCAAGACCAGGGCGGATGCCGCGGGCATCCCGCCGACGTGGATCCCGAACCCGTTCACGACCCAGGCGTACGAGACGATCCTCACGGCCAGCGGCACCCCGGTGCTCATCTGGTTCTCGAACAGCCTCATCGCGGCGGTGCTGCACTCGGCGCTGGTCGTCGTGACCGCCTCGCTCGCCGCCTACCCGCTGGCGCGAATGAGGTTCCGCGGGCGCGGCCTGGTGTTCGGCATCGTGATCGCCACCCTGCTGATCCCGCCGGTGATCCTCATCATCCCGAACTACCTCATCGTCGGGAACCTGGGCTGGCTGAACTCGCTCGTCGCGATCATCATCCCGACCGCGGCATCCGCCTTCGGCGTGTTCTTCATGCGCCAGTTCTTCCTGAGCCTGCCGGCCGAGCTCGAGGAGGCGGCGCTCATCGACGGCGCGAACCGCTGGAGCATCTTCCTGCGGATCATCCTGCCGCTCTCGAAGCCCGCCATGGCGACGCTCGCCCTGCTGGCGTTCCTCACCAACTGGAACGACTTCCTCTGGCCGGTGTACGTGCTGTTCAGCGCCGACGTCCAGACCCTGCCGGCGGGCCTCGGAACGCTGCAGTCGGCGAACGCCGTGCGGTACGACCTGCTCATGGCGGGCGCCGTCATCGCGAGCGTGCCGGTGCTGCTGCTGTTCGTGTTCCTGCAGCGGTTCATCATCGAGGGTGTCTCGCGTCAGGGGCTCAAGGGGTGA